From the Leptospira perdikensis genome, the window CGATTTCCTTTTTACCTCAGAAGAATATGGTGAGCCACTTTCGAAAGTGCTCGGTTGTAAACATACACTCATTGATCTAAACCGAAGCCATGTTCCAGTATCAGCTTCCAAAATCCGGGAATCTCCCCTAACATATTGGGAATGGATTCCCGAACTCATAAGACCTTATTTTGTAAAACGCATCGTGCTTACAGGGAGTGAGTCAGTAGGCAAAACAAGTTTGGCCGAGACCTTAAGCAAACATTTCCAAACCAATTGGATTCCTGAATTTGCACGCGAGTATTTAGAAACCAAAGAAGGACCGATGGATGAATCTGATTTTTTGCCCATTGCTAAAGGCCATCTTTTATCAGAAATAGAAATGGCAAAAACATCCAATGGTATTTTATTTTTAGATACAGATCTACTCACAACTAAAGTGTATTTGGAAAGGTATTATGAATCCGAAATTCCTTGGCTCACGGAACGAGCGTTAGGTTTAAAATACGATGACTCTCTTTTTTTGGACATTGATGTTCCTTGGATGAAAGACAAATTACGAGATTTAGGGGAAGAACGAGAATCCATGCGTACACGTTTTTTACAAGCAATGAAAGAAGCCAATCGAAAGTTTCACCTCATTCGAGGGGATTATTCTACACGAGAACAAAAGGCCATAGAAATCGTAACCCAATTGAAATCAAAACCAATGAACCCAGAAATCTTTACTTTAGAACAGAGGCGTTTGCGTAATTTTGAATGACCGTCGTTGGGAGAGGTTTACCAGTCACTAAATGTTTCATTTCATAAAGAGTTGTTCCCGTCGAACGGTTGTCAGT encodes:
- a CDS encoding AAA family ATPase gives rise to the protein MNHGLVLGKFYPPHKGHIHLITEAKKNCDELTVLVCSLQAELIPGELRFDWMQSLFPDPKIHLVWVQDENPQYPEEHPDFWNLWRETIESHTKRKVDFLFTSEEYGEPLSKVLGCKHTLIDLNRSHVPVSASKIRESPLTYWEWIPELIRPYFVKRIVLTGSESVGKTSLAETLSKHFQTNWIPEFAREYLETKEGPMDESDFLPIAKGHLLSEIEMAKTSNGILFLDTDLLTTKVYLERYYESEIPWLTERALGLKYDDSLFLDIDVPWMKDKLRDLGEERESMRTRFLQAMKEANRKFHLIRGDYSTREQKAIEIVTQLKSKPMNPEIFTLEQRRLRNFE